A genomic window from Silene latifolia isolate original U9 population chromosome Y, ASM4854445v1, whole genome shotgun sequence includes:
- the LOC141631596 gene encoding uncharacterized protein LOC141631596 — protein MTGNYCEWSEKILFALWGYRTFIRTATGATPFYLTYGMEAVQPVKLEVPSLRILLESQVPEADWLQARYNSLVMLDERRLNAQHHVQLYQKRIERAFNKKVKPRGIKDGNLVLKSVRALLPIDPRRKFKPNWASPYLVKKISSEGAVRLRV, from the coding sequence ATGACTGGAAATTATTGTGAATGGTCAGAAAAGATACtattcgcactatggggatataGGACGTTTATTCGTACAGCCACCGGAGCAACTCCATTCTActtaacatatgggatggaagcagttcaACCTGTcaaattagaggtaccttctttgagAATTCTGTTAGAAAGTCAGGTTCCAGAAGCTGACTGGTTGCAAGCTAGGTACAactccttggtcatgctcgacgagcgacgatTAAATGCGCAACATCATGTTCAACTTTATCAGAAAAGGATagaaagggcatttaacaaaaaggtgaagcctcgaggaataaaggatggaaATTTAGTCCTAAAATCTGTTCGtgctttactaccaattgacccgaggagaaaattcaagccgaactggGCCAGTCCTTACCTGGTGAAGAAAATATCGTCAGAAGGCGCAGTCAGACTGAGAGTTTAG